A stretch of the Aminipila terrae genome encodes the following:
- a CDS encoding HutD/Ves family protein: MCNINYKKYGKQDYKIGKWSGGITTELAIYPENFLYNQRKFIWRLSSASVDVEKSDFTPLPDYDRVLIVLHGEVVLSHKKKRVIRLAQYEQDRFSGTYKTRSFGKITDFNLMVRKGNQGFAQVITLTKESVSVQVEIMEGYKKMSHGFYCAEGKCKVNFHKEECLLEAGELLIINSDYGSISQMNLSGEGKTIWTHMYYNENEI, from the coding sequence ATGTGTAATATAAACTATAAAAAGTATGGAAAACAAGATTATAAAATAGGGAAATGGTCAGGTGGAATCACCACTGAGTTAGCAATTTATCCCGAAAATTTTTTATATAACCAGCGAAAATTTATATGGAGGCTTAGTTCCGCATCTGTAGATGTTGAGAAATCAGATTTTACGCCTTTGCCGGATTATGACCGGGTTCTGATTGTACTTCATGGTGAAGTGGTACTTTCACATAAGAAAAAACGTGTAATAAGGCTGGCGCAATATGAGCAGGACCGGTTCAGTGGCACATATAAGACAAGAAGTTTTGGCAAAATAACGGATTTTAATTTAATGGTCAGAAAAGGCAACCAGGGTTTTGCCCAAGTAATAACCCTGACAAAAGAATCTGTATCTGTACAAGTAGAAATAATGGAAGGGTATAAAAAAATGAGCCATGGTTTTTATTGTGCAGAGGGAAAGTGTAAAGTAAATTTCCATAAGGAAGAATGTCTGTTAGAAGCAGGCGAATTATTAATAATAAATTCTGATTATGGCAGCATCAGCCAAATGAACTTATCCGGTGAGGGAAAGACTATCTGGACCCATATGTACTATAATGAAAATGAAATCTAA
- a CDS encoding threonine aldolase family protein: MIFLRCDYSEGAHPQILEALVKTNMEQTVGYGEDPHCINAARMIKDRIGRQDADVHFFVGGTQTNFTSITAFLRPHEAVISPARGHICVHETGAVEARGHKIIAMPTKDAKLNPDQIDEAVRYHEDEHFVKPKMVYISNTTELGTIYKKSELQEIKKRCEKYNLYLYLDGARLASALTSPENDMTIEDIAQLTDAFYIGGTKNGALFGEALIISNPELKNEFRWILKQSGSMLAKGRLLGVQFEEFFKDNLYFDLGQHANDMAKILREGIAAKGYKFITDSPSNQIFPIFPNELVSELEKQVSFEKECPVGDKEYCIRFVTSWATPVEDIDELIAML; the protein is encoded by the coding sequence ATGATATTTTTAAGATGTGATTATAGTGAAGGTGCTCACCCTCAGATTCTGGAAGCACTGGTAAAAACCAATATGGAACAGACTGTGGGCTATGGAGAAGATCCTCACTGTATAAACGCCGCCCGCATGATTAAGGACAGAATTGGAAGACAGGATGCTGATGTACACTTTTTTGTAGGAGGCACTCAGACCAATTTTACTTCAATCACAGCCTTTCTCAGACCTCACGAAGCTGTAATATCTCCTGCCAGAGGACATATATGTGTTCATGAAACAGGTGCAGTAGAAGCCCGTGGACATAAAATTATTGCTATGCCTACTAAAGACGCAAAGCTGAATCCAGATCAGATTGATGAAGCCGTGAGATATCATGAAGATGAGCATTTTGTAAAGCCTAAAATGGTATATATTTCAAATACAACTGAACTGGGAACTATTTATAAAAAATCAGAGCTGCAGGAAATAAAGAAAAGATGTGAGAAATACAATTTATATTTATATCTGGATGGAGCAAGACTAGCATCAGCCCTTACATCCCCTGAAAATGATATGACTATAGAAGATATTGCCCAGCTGACTGATGCATTTTATATTGGCGGTACAAAGAATGGGGCACTATTTGGTGAGGCTTTGATTATTTCTAATCCAGAATTAAAAAATGAATTCCGATGGATACTGAAACAAAGCGGCTCCATGCTTGCAAAAGGCAGACTTCTTGGCGTTCAGTTTGAAGAGTTCTTTAAAGATAATCTTTATTTTGATCTGGGACAGCATGCCAACGATATGGCCAAAATTTTAAGAGAAGGTATTGCTGCAAAAGGATATAAATTTATTACAGATTCACCTAGCAATCAGATTTTCCCTATATTTCCAAATGAACTTGTTTCTGAACTTGAAAAGCAGGTCTCTTTTGAAAAAGAATGCCCTGTTGGAGACAAAGAATATTGCATCCGTTTCGTTACTTCCTGGGCCACACCAGTAGAAGACATAGACGAATTAATTGCAATGTTATAA
- a CDS encoding CTP synthase, translated as MNKKYIFVTGGVVSGLGKGITAASLGRLLKARGLKVAAQKLDPYINVDPGTMSPYQHGEVFVTEDGAETDLDLGHYERFIDEDLNKFSNLTTGKVYWNVLTKERNGEYLGSTVQVIPHITNEIKSFIYNVGKSSQAEVIITEIGGTTGDIESQPFLEAIRQVSLEVGKENCLFIHVTLVPYIKSSGEHKSKPTQHSVKELRALGISPDIIVMRADEPIGEDIRQKISLFCNVKPDCVIENITLPVLYQAPVMLEKSNFSWIVCRELSINAGPCDMTEWNQMLDRIEKRDKEVKIAIVGKYVKLHDAYLSVAEALRHAGYENGSRVHIKWIDSEDVNQENIESSLGDVTGILVPGGFGDRGIEGKICACEYARKNNIPYFGICLGMQIAVIEFARHVLGLKDAHSSEFLPYGTNSVIDFMPDQSGDIPKGGTMRLGAYPCKIKENTKMSQAYEKETVQERHRHRYEFNNTYRERFIECGMEISGTSPDGRLVEAVEIPRNTFHVGVQYHPEFKSRPNKAHPLFREFIKAALK; from the coding sequence ATGAATAAAAAATATATTTTTGTAACAGGTGGTGTAGTTTCAGGTCTGGGGAAAGGAATTACGGCTGCTTCACTGGGGCGGCTGCTTAAGGCCAGAGGACTGAAAGTAGCAGCCCAGAAACTGGATCCCTATATAAATGTAGATCCAGGAACAATGAGCCCATACCAGCACGGGGAAGTTTTTGTAACAGAAGATGGAGCAGAAACTGATTTGGATTTAGGCCATTATGAAAGATTTATAGACGAAGATTTAAACAAGTTTTCCAATTTAACCACAGGCAAGGTATACTGGAATGTTTTAACAAAGGAACGCAATGGAGAGTATCTGGGAAGTACTGTGCAGGTTATTCCTCATATTACAAATGAAATAAAAAGCTTTATTTATAATGTGGGAAAATCCAGTCAGGCAGAGGTTATCATCACAGAAATAGGAGGAACCACAGGAGATATTGAGAGTCAGCCGTTTCTGGAAGCAATACGCCAGGTATCTCTGGAGGTTGGGAAAGAAAACTGTTTATTCATACATGTAACGCTTGTTCCTTATATAAAAAGCTCTGGAGAGCACAAATCAAAGCCTACCCAGCATTCTGTCAAGGAATTACGGGCACTGGGCATCTCACCAGATATTATTGTTATGCGCGCTGACGAACCCATCGGGGAAGATATCCGTCAGAAAATTTCTTTATTCTGCAACGTAAAACCGGATTGTGTGATTGAAAACATCACCCTGCCGGTTTTATATCAGGCACCTGTAATGTTAGAGAAAAGCAATTTTTCCTGGATTGTATGCAGGGAACTAAGCATCAATGCGGGACCTTGTGATATGACTGAATGGAACCAGATGCTGGATAGAATTGAAAAGCGGGATAAGGAAGTAAAGATTGCTATTGTGGGAAAATATGTGAAGCTGCATGATGCATACTTATCTGTGGCAGAAGCTCTCCGTCATGCCGGATACGAAAATGGCAGCAGAGTTCATATAAAATGGATTGATTCAGAGGACGTAAATCAGGAAAATATAGAATCGTCATTAGGCGATGTGACTGGAATTCTAGTACCAGGAGGGTTTGGGGACAGAGGGATAGAAGGGAAAATCTGTGCCTGCGAATATGCAAGAAAAAATAATATCCCTTACTTTGGCATATGTCTTGGTATGCAGATTGCAGTAATAGAATTTGCCAGACATGTACTTGGATTAAAGGATGCTCACTCCAGTGAATTTTTGCCTTATGGAACAAATTCAGTAATAGATTTCATGCCAGATCAGTCGGGAGATATCCCCAAGGGAGGTACCATGCGACTGGGTGCATATCCTTGTAAAATTAAAGAAAATACTAAAATGTCACAGGCTTATGAAAAAGAAACTGTACAGGAAAGGCACCGACACAGGTATGAATTCAATAACACTTACAGGGAACGTTTCATAGAGTGTGGTATGGAAATCAGTGGAACATCTCCAGATGGAAGGCTTGTAGAAGCAGTTGAAATACCGAGAAATACTTTTCATGTGGGTGTACAGTATCATCCCGAATTTAAAAGCCGTCCAAATAAGGCACATCCTTTATTCAGGGAGTTTATTAAAGCAGCATTAAAATAA